One Odocoileus virginianus isolate 20LAN1187 ecotype Illinois chromosome 4, Ovbor_1.2, whole genome shotgun sequence DNA segment encodes these proteins:
- the SKIL gene encoding ski-like protein isoform X1, with protein sequence MENLQTNFSLVQSANKKLNGMEDDGSPPVKKMMTDIHANGKMMINKLPAVKKEHLDDYEAPMETDEEHVKRTCPSVPEPLHLNPSLKHTLAQFHLSSQSSLGGPAAFSARYSQESMSPTVFLPLPSPQVLPGPLLIPSDSSTELTQTMLEGESISCFQVGGEKRLCLPQVLNSVLREFSLQQINTVCDELYIYCSRCTSDQLHILKVLGILPFNAPSCGLITLTDAQRLCNALLRPRTFPQNGSILPAKNSLAQLKETGSAFEVEHECLGKCQGLFAPQFYVQPDAPCIQCLECCGMFAPQTFVMHSHRSPDKRTCHWGFESAKWHCYLHVNQKYLGTPEEKKLKIILEEMKEKFSMRNGKRTQSKIDAPPGMELQSWYPVIKQEGDHVSQTHSFLHPSYYLYMCDKVVAPNVSLTSAVPQAKEVTKTEASKSIPRQSEKPHSSGKHQKIASYPDVSLEEQEKMDLKTSKELYSCLDPSVSNNSTSKKKPESTTCSLARDTSKSGTDCDVAASSPLLVKDVVCEDDKGKIMEEVVRTYVKQQEKLNSILQKKQQLQMEVEMLSSSKAMKELTEEQQNLQKELESLQNEHAQRMEEFYVEQKDLEKKLEQVMKQKCTCDSNLEKDKEAEYAAQLAELRRRLDHAEADRQELQDELRQEREARQKLEMMIKELKLQILKSSKTAKE encoded by the exons ATGGAAAACCTACAGACGAATTTTTCTTTGGTTCAGAGCGCAAATAAAAAATTGAATGGGATGGAAGATGATGGCAGCCCTCCAGTGAAAAAGATGATGACAGACattcatgcaaatggaaaaatgatgATAAACAAGTTGCCAGCAGTAAAGAAGGAACACTTGGATGACTATGAGGCACCAATGGAAACCGACGAAGAGCATGTCAAGAGGACCTGCCCCTCTGTGCCTGAACCTTTACATTTAAATCCTAGTTTGAAACATACTTTGGCCCAATTCCACTTAAGTAGTCAGAGCTCTTTGGGTGGACCAGCAGCCTTTTCTGCTCGGTATTCCCAAGAAAGCATGTCACCTACGGTATTTCTGCCTCTTCCATCTCCTCAGGTTCTTCCTGGTCCACTGCTCATCCCTTCTGATAGCTCCACAGAACTCACCCAGACTATGTTGGAAGGGGAGTCTATTTCTTGTTTTCAGGTTGGAGGAGAAAAGAGACTCTGTTTGCCCCAAGTCCTAAATTCTGTTCTCCGAGAATTTTCACTCCAACAAATAAATACAGTGTGTGATGAATTATACATCTATTGCTCAAGATGTACCTCAGACCAGCTTCATATCTTAAAGGTCCTGGGAATACTTCCATTCAATGCCCCATCCTGTGGGCTGATCACATTAACTGATGCACAAAGACTATGTAATGCTTTATTGCGGCCACGCACCTTTCCTCAAAATGGTAGTATACTACCTGCAAAAAACTCATTGGCCCAGTTGAAGGAAACTGGCAGTGCCTTTGAAGTGGAACATGAATGCTTGGGCAAATGTCAGGGTTTATTTGCACCCCAGTTTTATGTTCAGCCAGATGCTCCATGTATTCAGTGTCTGGAGTGCTGTGGAATGTTTGCACCCCAGACATTTGTGATGCATTCTCACAGATCGCCGGACAAAAGGACTTGCCACTGGGGCTTTGAATCAGCCAAATGGCATTGCTATCTTCATGTGAACCAAAAATACTTGGGGACAcctgaagaaaagaaactgaagataattttagaagaaatgaaggagaaatttaGCATGAGGAACGGGAAGAGGACTCAATCcaag ATAGATGCACcaccaggaatggaattgcagtCATGGTATCCAGTTATAAAACAGGAAGGTGACCATGTCTCTCAGACACATTCATTTTTACATCCCAG CTACTACTTATACATGTGTGATAAAGTGGTTGCCCCAAATGTATCACTTACTTCAGCTGTACCCCAGGCTAAAGAGGTCACAAAAACAGAGGCAAGCAAATCTATACCAAGACAGTCAGAGAAGCCTCACAGTAGTGGGAAACATCAAAAAATAGCGTCTTATCCAGATGTCTCTCTGGAGGAACAGGAGAAAATGGATCTAAAAACAAGTAAAGAATTATATAGCTGCCTAG ATCCATCAGTCTCAAATAATTCTACTAGCAAAAAGAAACCTGAGTCTACCACTTGCAGCTTAGCCAGAGACACAAGCAAGTCAGGAACTGACTGTGATGTTGCAGCTTCATCTCCACTTCTTGTCAAAGATGTCGTTTGTGAGGACGATAAGGGAAAAATCATGGAAGAAGTAGTGAGAACTTACgtaaaacaacaggaaaaactGAACTCAATTTTACAGAAGAAGCAACAACTTCAGATG GAAGTTGAAATGTTGAGTAGTTCAAAAGCAATGAAGGAACTTACTGAAGAACAGCAGAATTTACAGAAAGAGCTTGAATCTCTGCAGAATGAACATGCTCAAAGAATGGAAGAATTTTATGTTGAACAGAAAGACTTAGAGAAAAAACTAGAGCAGGTAATGAAGCAAAAATGTACCTGTGACTCaaatttagaaaaagataaagaggCTGAATATGCAGCACAG CTGGCAGAGCTGAGACGGAGGTTGGACCATGCTGAGGCTGATAGGCAGGAACTCCAAGATGAACTCAGACAGGAGCGGGAGGCAAGACAGAAGTTAGAGATGATGATAAAAGAGTTAAAGCTGCAAATTTTGAAATCATCAAAGACTGCTAAAGAATAG
- the SKIL gene encoding ski-like protein isoform X2 has protein sequence MENLQTNFSLVQSANKKLNGMEDDGSPPVKKMMTDIHANGKMMINKLPAVKKEHLDDYEAPMETDEEHVKRTCPSVPEPLHLNPSLKHTLAQFHLSSQSSLGGPAAFSARYSQESMSPTVFLPLPSPQVLPGPLLIPSDSSTELTQTMLEGESISCFQVGGEKRLCLPQVLNSVLREFSLQQINTVCDELYIYCSRCTSDQLHILKVLGILPFNAPSCGLITLTDAQRLCNALLRPRTFPQNGSILPAKNSLAQLKETGSAFEVEHECLGKCQGLFAPQFYVQPDAPCIQCLECCGMFAPQTFVMHSHRSPDKRTCHWGFESAKWHCYLHVNQKYLGTPEEKKLKIILEEMKEKFSMRNGKRTQSKIDAPPGMELQSWYPVIKQEGDHVSQTHSFLHPSYYLYMCDKVVAPNVSLTSAVPQAKEVTKTEASKSIPRQSEKPHSSGKHQKIASYPDVSLEEQEKMDLKTSKELYSCLDPSVSNNSTSKKKPESTTCSLARDTSKSGTDCDVAASSPLLVKDVVCEDDKGKIMEEVVRTYVKQQEKLNSILQKKQQLQMEVEMLSSSKAMKELTEEQQNLQKELESLQNEHAQRMEEFYVEQKDLEKKLEQLAELRRRLDHAEADRQELQDELRQEREARQKLEMMIKELKLQILKSSKTAKE, from the exons ATGGAAAACCTACAGACGAATTTTTCTTTGGTTCAGAGCGCAAATAAAAAATTGAATGGGATGGAAGATGATGGCAGCCCTCCAGTGAAAAAGATGATGACAGACattcatgcaaatggaaaaatgatgATAAACAAGTTGCCAGCAGTAAAGAAGGAACACTTGGATGACTATGAGGCACCAATGGAAACCGACGAAGAGCATGTCAAGAGGACCTGCCCCTCTGTGCCTGAACCTTTACATTTAAATCCTAGTTTGAAACATACTTTGGCCCAATTCCACTTAAGTAGTCAGAGCTCTTTGGGTGGACCAGCAGCCTTTTCTGCTCGGTATTCCCAAGAAAGCATGTCACCTACGGTATTTCTGCCTCTTCCATCTCCTCAGGTTCTTCCTGGTCCACTGCTCATCCCTTCTGATAGCTCCACAGAACTCACCCAGACTATGTTGGAAGGGGAGTCTATTTCTTGTTTTCAGGTTGGAGGAGAAAAGAGACTCTGTTTGCCCCAAGTCCTAAATTCTGTTCTCCGAGAATTTTCACTCCAACAAATAAATACAGTGTGTGATGAATTATACATCTATTGCTCAAGATGTACCTCAGACCAGCTTCATATCTTAAAGGTCCTGGGAATACTTCCATTCAATGCCCCATCCTGTGGGCTGATCACATTAACTGATGCACAAAGACTATGTAATGCTTTATTGCGGCCACGCACCTTTCCTCAAAATGGTAGTATACTACCTGCAAAAAACTCATTGGCCCAGTTGAAGGAAACTGGCAGTGCCTTTGAAGTGGAACATGAATGCTTGGGCAAATGTCAGGGTTTATTTGCACCCCAGTTTTATGTTCAGCCAGATGCTCCATGTATTCAGTGTCTGGAGTGCTGTGGAATGTTTGCACCCCAGACATTTGTGATGCATTCTCACAGATCGCCGGACAAAAGGACTTGCCACTGGGGCTTTGAATCAGCCAAATGGCATTGCTATCTTCATGTGAACCAAAAATACTTGGGGACAcctgaagaaaagaaactgaagataattttagaagaaatgaaggagaaatttaGCATGAGGAACGGGAAGAGGACTCAATCcaag ATAGATGCACcaccaggaatggaattgcagtCATGGTATCCAGTTATAAAACAGGAAGGTGACCATGTCTCTCAGACACATTCATTTTTACATCCCAG CTACTACTTATACATGTGTGATAAAGTGGTTGCCCCAAATGTATCACTTACTTCAGCTGTACCCCAGGCTAAAGAGGTCACAAAAACAGAGGCAAGCAAATCTATACCAAGACAGTCAGAGAAGCCTCACAGTAGTGGGAAACATCAAAAAATAGCGTCTTATCCAGATGTCTCTCTGGAGGAACAGGAGAAAATGGATCTAAAAACAAGTAAAGAATTATATAGCTGCCTAG ATCCATCAGTCTCAAATAATTCTACTAGCAAAAAGAAACCTGAGTCTACCACTTGCAGCTTAGCCAGAGACACAAGCAAGTCAGGAACTGACTGTGATGTTGCAGCTTCATCTCCACTTCTTGTCAAAGATGTCGTTTGTGAGGACGATAAGGGAAAAATCATGGAAGAAGTAGTGAGAACTTACgtaaaacaacaggaaaaactGAACTCAATTTTACAGAAGAAGCAACAACTTCAGATG GAAGTTGAAATGTTGAGTAGTTCAAAAGCAATGAAGGAACTTACTGAAGAACAGCAGAATTTACAGAAAGAGCTTGAATCTCTGCAGAATGAACATGCTCAAAGAATGGAAGAATTTTATGTTGAACAGAAAGACTTAGAGAAAAAACTAGAGCAG CTGGCAGAGCTGAGACGGAGGTTGGACCATGCTGAGGCTGATAGGCAGGAACTCCAAGATGAACTCAGACAGGAGCGGGAGGCAAGACAGAAGTTAGAGATGATGATAAAAGAGTTAAAGCTGCAAATTTTGAAATCATCAAAGACTGCTAAAGAATAG